TTTGGATCAACCAAGGTCGGCTATGGGTCGATCGCGACGTTTCGGCCCTGCCGCCGGTATGCTCGCTTTCCTTCCAGCACCGGACGCTCGGACGGCGAAAGCGGAATTGGCGGCAGTCTGTCGGGCTTGTGGGTGACAGACTGCTAAAGCAACGCCCTCAGAGATCGTTCTCGATGGCCCGCCAGAAGGTCTCAGGCGCCTCGACGTGCAGGTTGTGGCCAAGGCCGGGCAGCACCGTCACAGGGGGCCCCAAGCGCCGCATGCCCTCGGCGTGGCCGACCTTGTCTTGCTCGCCGGTGAGCAGGCGGATCGGCGCCAGCGACGCCTCGACCAGGGCCACGGCGTCGGGTTTGCCCACGGCGTTGGTCAGCGGATCGGCGGCCAGCCCGTAGTGGCCGTCCTTTTCCACGACGCCGAGTTGGGCCGTACGGCTCTCGGGCCCGGCCAGACCCCAGAGCCCCGAGACCTTCAAATAGCGCTCGAGGGCGTCTTGGCGATTGGCGAAAAGTTTGACTGGCGCCCGGGCCACCGCCTGGGCCCGGGCCAGGTCTTCGTCAGGCCAATCCACCTTGACGCCGAAGGCGACGACGCTTTTGACGCGCACGCCGAAAATGCCGCTGGCCAGGGCGAAGGCCACGGCACCGCCCATGGAATGGCCGACCACGGTCACCTCCGCGTCCTGGCCCAGGTGGGCGGCGACATCAGCGGCGTGCACGCCAAAACCGTAGGGTGCCCCATGGAACGAGCGGCCATGGCCCCTGAGCTCGGGGATCAGCCAACCTCCCGGCCAATTCTCCCGGAGAACCGGTAGCAGTTCGTCCCAGACGGCGGCGTTGGCGCCGAGGCCGTGAATGAGAACCAGCAGCGGGCCCTCGCCGCCGCCCCGTTCGCTGACGATCGTCCTGTGTTCCGCCAAGCTCGCGTTCCTTCCGCTTGGCCCGCATTTCTCACCGGGTCACGGCCTGCGTCGCTCCCAGGTGATGCGATCCGCTAGGAAAAGACCGAAGCGCGTAGTGGTACTACGCGCTTCGGTCTTTGACAACGCGGGCGCGCGCCTGGGAGCGACCCTTCGGGCGGCGCTGTGACGCCGACAGGGTGCATAGCTGTGCTTGCCCGATGTCCCACATCGCCCTGCGCAGCGCTCCTACCCTGTCGACGCCACAGCGCCGCGCAGGCCATGACCCGGTGAGAAATGCGGGCTAAAGCAGGCTGGTCTGGTCCTCATGCCGGTAGATCTTGATCTTGGCGCAAAGATCCAGGTTCAGGTTGACCGGGCTGGAATGGTCGAAATCGACCTCCAGCAGGTCGTTGAAAAAGATCCCCTTGCCCTGGGCGATGGGCTGGTGCTTGGTCCAGTGGCCGGCGCAGGCGGCGATGCCCACGGCCTCGGGATGAATGCTCTCGGTGAGGCGAATGCGGCCCTCGACACGGCGGCCCGCGGGGGTTTCCAGCCACACCGCTTCCTCGTCCTCGAGGCCCTTGGCACGAGCGGTCTCGGCGTTGATGGCGATGCGATAGCTGAAGGGATCGAGGCGCGCCACCTCGTCGATCCAGGGATTTTCCATGGTGAAGCCGTTGGCCTGGATGGCATCGCGGTAATAAAAGGCCCAGAGATCATAGTCCTCGTCTTCGACCTGATGGGAATGGCAGGGCAGCCACTCGGGCAAGGGGCTGTAGAAGGCGGGATCGATCTCCATGCCGGCTTCGCCTGCGATCCGCATGGTCTCGGCGCCGGCCTCGATCAGGTATTCGTGGTAGACCGGGATGCGCACGTCGACGAAGGGACGCCAGTAGACCTCCTTGACGTTCTTGGGCCAGGTGATGACGCCGTTTTCCTTGAACCATTCCAGGCCTTTTTCCTCACCGAACTTGTGCCGAAGCTCGTGATCGACGACGTCTTCCAGGGTGTACTTTTCCTCGGGCTTGAGCATATGCGGCCCGTCGAGATGGTAGTGGCTGTTGATCGCCATGTTGATCTCGGGGCCCAGGTCGAGGCGATAGGCGAGCTCCAGCATCACCGAACGGGCACAGCGCCGCTCGTGGGTGGGCTCCGACACCGGCTGGCGTATGGGCCAGCCCCAGTCGCCCATGCCGGCGGGATGGTTGAAAATGAAAGGAAAATTGGGCCTGGCATCGAGCACTTCCAGGTAGCTGAGATCGGGCAGGATGATGTCGGCGAAGTCCGAGAACTCGTTGAGAAAAAGATCGAACGAAAAGATGAATTCGTATTGCAGGAGGCTTTCGATCACCGCCTCCTTGTTGCCCACGCTCATCACCGAATTGGCGCCGTAGTTGAGCATGATCTTCGGCCGGTAGGGCAGGTCGAAGTTCCGCCACAGCTGCTGCTGGTCGCTCGACGCCATGATGGGCGAGACGTGGGAGAGCGGGAAGAGCTCGATGAAGCCGATGGAATCGGGCTTGCGCGGATCGGCCACGGGATAAGGCACATGCGCCAGCATCCACGAGCCCACCGCCATCATGCCGTCGCGGTCGGCCCGGGGCTGGTACTTGGGCCGGCCCGATTCGGGGTGCCCGTGGCACACCGGATTGAAGCCGAGCGTGCCGCCGACCACGTCGGCGGCGCCGACGATTTGGTTCAAGAGGTCGATGGCGAAACAGTTGTACATCGAATTCTTGTGGCCCTGGGCAC
The nucleotide sequence above comes from Alphaproteobacteria bacterium. Encoded proteins:
- a CDS encoding alpha/beta hydrolase, which codes for MAEHRTIVSERGGGEGPLLVLIHGLGANAAVWDELLPVLRENWPGGWLIPELRGHGRSFHGAPYGFGVHAADVAAHLGQDAEVTVVGHSMGGAVAFALASGIFGVRVKSVVAFGVKVDWPDEDLARAQAVARAPVKLFANRQDALERYLKVSGLWGLAGPESRTAQLGVVEKDGHYGLAADPLTNAVGKPDAVALVEASLAPIRLLTGEQDKVGHAEGMRRLGPPVTVLPGLGHNLHVEAPETFWRAIENDL
- a CDS encoding molybdopterin-dependent oxidoreductase; translation: MDQPSASLDQPDTTIWEDKWIPSVCTICYGGCAIKAHRVNGTIVKIEGNPDSPTGSGRLCAKGLAGMMFLYDPHRVNTPLRRSNPQKGMGLDPGWEPISWDQALDEICAKLKKIYEEDPRQLTVQLTTTLAPSSLLMFPFAWAFGSPNTWVAGGGIHCGNGAHSAGGITHASWSIVPDFAHCNYALYFGASKGHGAGHAATPNIAQAADARDRGMRMVVVDPMANFAAAKANEWVPIRVGTDAALALAMANCLINDYDLVDRDYLRTYTNAIYLIRPDGTYARDAESGTALVWDGENGRAIPYDDPASKTAAVLAGSFEVNGETCRPAFELLAEHLKSYTPERGEEITGVAAATIKRLAREFGEAARIGSTIVLDGVTLPYRPASAIFFRGAQGHKNSMYNCFAIDLLNQIVGAADVVGGTLGFNPVCHGHPESGRPKYQPRADRDGMMAVGSWMLAHVPYPVADPRKPDSIGFIELFPLSHVSPIMASSDQQQLWRNFDLPYRPKIMLNYGANSVMSVGNKEAVIESLLQYEFIFSFDLFLNEFSDFADIILPDLSYLEVLDARPNFPFIFNHPAGMGDWGWPIRQPVSEPTHERRCARSVMLELAYRLDLGPEINMAINSHYHLDGPHMLKPEEKYTLEDVVDHELRHKFGEEKGLEWFKENGVITWPKNVKEVYWRPFVDVRIPVYHEYLIEAGAETMRIAGEAGMEIDPAFYSPLPEWLPCHSHQVEDEDYDLWAFYYRDAIQANGFTMENPWIDEVARLDPFSYRIAINAETARAKGLEDEEAVWLETPAGRRVEGRIRLTESIHPEAVGIAACAGHWTKHQPIAQGKGIFFNDLLEVDFDHSSPVNLNLDLCAKIKIYRHEDQTSLL